In the genome of Nocardioides marmoribigeumensis, one region contains:
- a CDS encoding DUF1156 domain-containing protein has product MQKRKLIEVALPLETINRESAREKSIRHGHPSTLHLWWARRPLAAARAVIFAQLVDDPSSRPDEFPTEELQRKERERLHSLIERLVVWENIRDKKLLAEAHAEILKSTDGEPPTILDPFAGGGTIPLEAQRLGLEARASDLNPVAVLINKALIEIPPTFRGQPPVYPGLADAEIRLWTGAEGLAADVRAYGRWMRDEAEKRIGHLYPQAALPDGGRAPVIAWIWARTVTCPNPACGIEMPLVRSWWLGKKKGKEAYVVPVVVPDTSNPSGQRVRFEIGHDKAGAPSAAGDGTVSKTGAVCLACEAAVDLNYVRAEGRAGRIGVTLMAVVAEGNRQRIYVDPTDEHSYAADVDRPDDIPDTPLPAEALGFRVQSYGMKSWADLFTNRQLVALTTFSDLVTEARARIIADGGTDAYADAVATYLGMGVSRMTDIANALCRWENTKEQVRNLFGRQAISMLWDFGETRPFGKAAGAYEVSLGNLVKTIADTGGPIGEVRQADASSRSYDGVLISTDPPYYDNIGYSDLSDFFYVWLRRSLRKVQPDLLATMLVPKAEELVANPYRHDGKQGAREFFENGFRDVFAHARETASTEYPITVWYAFKQSDSDEAGTASTGWETLLEGMIHAGWMITSTWPTRSELGNRMRGQESNALASSIVLSLRPRPDGAPTTDRRGFIAALEAELPAALRKLQQGLIAPVDLPQAAIGPGMAVFSRFGAVLEPDGMKMTVRSALSRINEILDQVLNEQEGDFDSPSRFAIAWYRQHGYNVGKFGDADNLARARNTSVDVMERDEILTSRAGSVQLVKPGGLRWDYDILKDTHTSNWEALHHLIKVLERDGIAPAGDFLNGALTRPDGAVDADLIKELAHLLFRIAEGNGWTKDALSFNTLVTTWPEILVIARSVNEPTAQQGAFDFDGGDED; this is encoded by the coding sequence GTGCAGAAGCGGAAGTTAATCGAAGTGGCATTGCCGCTGGAGACCATCAACAGGGAGTCAGCTAGGGAGAAGTCGATCCGGCACGGCCACCCGTCGACCCTGCACCTGTGGTGGGCGCGGCGGCCGCTCGCCGCCGCTCGAGCGGTGATCTTCGCTCAGCTGGTCGATGACCCGTCCTCACGCCCAGACGAGTTCCCCACCGAGGAACTTCAGCGCAAGGAGCGAGAGAGACTGCACTCCCTGATTGAGCGACTCGTGGTGTGGGAGAACATCCGCGACAAGAAACTGCTCGCTGAGGCCCACGCCGAGATTCTCAAATCCACCGACGGCGAGCCGCCGACGATCCTTGACCCGTTCGCGGGTGGTGGCACCATCCCGCTGGAGGCCCAGCGACTCGGTCTCGAAGCCCGTGCCTCGGACCTTAACCCTGTAGCAGTGCTAATCAACAAGGCGCTCATCGAGATCCCACCGACATTCCGGGGCCAGCCGCCGGTCTATCCGGGCCTCGCCGATGCAGAGATCCGACTTTGGACGGGCGCAGAGGGGCTTGCCGCCGACGTGCGTGCCTACGGACGGTGGATGCGCGACGAGGCGGAGAAGCGTATCGGCCACCTCTACCCTCAAGCGGCCCTACCTGACGGCGGGAGGGCGCCAGTCATCGCTTGGATCTGGGCCCGCACCGTCACATGTCCCAACCCCGCGTGCGGGATTGAGATGCCCCTCGTCCGCTCGTGGTGGCTGGGCAAGAAGAAGGGCAAGGAGGCATATGTCGTCCCTGTGGTCGTCCCCGACACCAGCAATCCTTCGGGGCAGCGAGTGAGGTTCGAGATCGGGCACGACAAGGCCGGTGCCCCCAGCGCTGCCGGTGACGGCACTGTGTCCAAGACCGGAGCGGTGTGCCTTGCCTGCGAGGCCGCTGTCGACCTCAACTACGTCCGCGCCGAAGGGCGTGCAGGGCGCATCGGGGTTACGCTCATGGCCGTCGTTGCCGAGGGCAACCGTCAGCGAATCTACGTTGATCCCACCGACGAGCACAGTTACGCAGCCGACGTTGATCGACCCGACGACATCCCGGACACGCCGTTGCCAGCCGAGGCTCTTGGCTTTCGGGTCCAGTCATACGGCATGAAGAGCTGGGCGGACCTATTCACCAACCGTCAACTCGTGGCCCTGACTACCTTCAGCGACCTAGTTACGGAGGCCCGCGCCCGCATCATCGCTGACGGGGGCACCGACGCATACGCCGACGCCGTCGCCACCTACCTCGGCATGGGCGTGAGCCGAATGACGGATATCGCCAACGCTCTGTGCCGTTGGGAGAACACGAAGGAGCAGGTCCGGAATCTGTTCGGTCGTCAGGCGATCTCGATGCTTTGGGACTTCGGCGAAACTCGCCCATTTGGGAAGGCCGCAGGCGCTTACGAGGTGAGCCTCGGAAACCTGGTGAAGACGATCGCGGACACCGGCGGACCCATTGGCGAGGTCCGCCAGGCGGATGCGTCAAGCCGGTCATACGACGGCGTTCTCATCAGCACGGACCCGCCGTACTACGACAACATCGGCTACTCGGACCTGTCCGACTTCTTCTATGTGTGGCTGCGACGGTCCTTGCGCAAGGTGCAGCCAGATCTCCTCGCCACGATGCTCGTACCGAAGGCCGAAGAGCTCGTTGCTAACCCATACCGTCATGACGGCAAGCAGGGCGCGCGGGAGTTCTTCGAGAACGGCTTCAGGGATGTCTTCGCACACGCTCGGGAGACCGCATCCACGGAATACCCGATCACGGTCTGGTACGCGTTCAAGCAGAGCGACAGCGATGAGGCCGGAACTGCATCGACCGGCTGGGAGACACTCCTTGAAGGCATGATCCACGCAGGCTGGATGATCACGTCTACGTGGCCGACCCGGAGTGAGCTCGGTAATCGGATGCGGGGCCAGGAGTCGAACGCCCTCGCATCGTCGATCGTGTTGTCTTTGCGGCCTCGCCCCGACGGCGCTCCGACTACGGATCGACGCGGCTTCATTGCCGCGCTGGAGGCCGAGCTGCCCGCCGCGCTGCGAAAGCTTCAACAGGGACTGATCGCCCCGGTCGATCTTCCACAGGCGGCCATTGGACCGGGGATGGCAGTTTTCAGCCGCTTCGGTGCGGTGCTCGAGCCTGACGGTATGAAGATGACGGTTCGATCAGCGCTGTCGAGGATCAACGAGATTCTGGATCAGGTGTTGAACGAGCAGGAAGGCGACTTCGACTCGCCCTCACGGTTTGCAATCGCGTGGTACCGCCAACACGGCTACAACGTCGGGAAGTTCGGTGACGCGGACAACCTAGCGCGCGCGCGAAACACGAGCGTAGACGTCATGGAGCGAGACGAGATTCTCACAAGTCGCGCCGGCAGCGTTCAACTCGTCAAGCCTGGCGGCCTCCGCTGGGACTACGACATCCTTAAGGACACACACACCAGCAACTGGGAGGCTCTCCACCACCTGATTAAGGTTCTAGAGCGAGACGGCATCGCCCCGGCCGGTGACTTCCTTAATGGTGCGCTTACGCGTCCCGACGGCGCAGTTGACGCCGACCTCATCAAAGAGCTCGCTCACTTACTGTTCCGGATCGCTGAAGGCAACGGGTGGACGAAGGATGCGCTCAGTTTCAACACACTGGTCACTACTTGGCCCGAGATCCTCGTGATAGCCCGGTCCGTGAATGAGCCCACCGCGCAGCAGGGCGCGTTCGACTTCGACGGGGGAGATGAGGACTGA
- a CDS encoding GmrSD restriction endonuclease domain-containing protein: MAFQTPQHELSDYLKWTTSGKIQLPDFQRSYKWEDERIRQLLVTVLRGHPMGAVMMLATGNDQVRFKPRAVEGVTLANGVEADWLLLDGQQRLTSLTQALTGDGVVNTKDARGQKLQRKYYLDMDLALQGDDRMDEAVRSIPADGTIRSNFGKQIDFDISSEDKELEERHFPLRLLYDPLGAATWLTKLPDVATTMPAFMAQVIQPTNTYDIPAIQLDKTTSKSAVATVFEKVNTGGLPLNVFELLTSVFAGDADYYAEHGEDFRLNDDWHQTQEHWKSQPVLETVVSTDFLQAVTMLTTLKQHRAHTGDRPPAVSAKREDVLKLTLKDYIEWRDSLRAGFIWAATFLADRHVFKAKEVPYAKQLVPLAAIKVVLGADADLIGVKERIIRWFWCGILGELYGSANETRFARDIESVPGWVKDPSAAVPRTIADASFVESRLLSLSSRRAAAYKGIAALVLAQGARDWMEDKALDKVQYVDLAVDIHHIFPQKWCETAGIDWSRCDSIVNKTAIGAHTNRAIGGVAPSEYLGKIEKRAQVGAHKLDGLVAGHLIDADLLRSDDFNGFFEARREALCQLIEKAMGKDVQRDLTAGEATEDASAFEIEDLTDGEDHFDGVE; encoded by the coding sequence ATGGCTTTCCAGACACCGCAGCATGAATTGTCCGACTACTTGAAGTGGACCACCTCGGGGAAGATCCAGCTCCCTGACTTTCAGCGCAGTTACAAGTGGGAGGACGAGCGGATTCGTCAGCTGCTCGTGACTGTGCTTCGCGGGCACCCCATGGGAGCCGTCATGATGCTGGCCACCGGCAACGATCAGGTCCGATTCAAGCCTCGGGCAGTAGAAGGGGTAACCCTGGCCAACGGAGTTGAGGCTGACTGGCTGCTGCTCGATGGACAGCAACGACTGACCTCCCTTACCCAGGCGTTAACAGGCGACGGCGTAGTCAATACCAAGGACGCGCGCGGGCAGAAGCTGCAGCGCAAGTACTACCTCGACATGGATCTCGCTCTTCAGGGCGACGACCGGATGGACGAAGCTGTCAGATCCATTCCGGCCGACGGGACGATACGCAGTAACTTCGGCAAGCAGATCGACTTCGACATCTCGTCCGAGGATAAAGAGCTCGAAGAGCGTCACTTCCCGCTGCGTCTGCTCTACGATCCCCTCGGCGCTGCGACCTGGCTCACCAAACTGCCCGACGTTGCGACGACCATGCCCGCCTTCATGGCGCAGGTGATCCAGCCGACGAACACCTACGACATCCCAGCCATCCAGCTCGACAAAACGACCAGCAAGTCTGCCGTGGCGACGGTGTTCGAGAAGGTCAATACGGGTGGGCTGCCCCTCAACGTCTTCGAGCTCCTCACGTCTGTGTTCGCTGGTGATGCGGACTACTACGCCGAGCACGGTGAGGACTTCCGGCTCAACGACGACTGGCACCAGACGCAGGAGCACTGGAAGTCGCAGCCCGTTCTCGAGACCGTCGTCAGCACAGACTTCCTCCAAGCGGTCACCATGCTGACCACCCTCAAGCAGCACCGAGCGCACACGGGTGACCGACCCCCAGCTGTGTCGGCGAAGCGTGAAGACGTGTTGAAACTGACGTTGAAGGACTACATCGAGTGGCGGGACTCGCTGCGAGCGGGCTTCATCTGGGCCGCGACCTTCCTGGCCGACCGGCACGTGTTCAAGGCGAAGGAGGTGCCCTACGCGAAGCAACTGGTGCCGCTCGCCGCGATCAAGGTCGTCCTCGGCGCCGACGCTGACCTCATTGGGGTCAAGGAGCGCATCATCCGCTGGTTCTGGTGCGGAATTCTCGGCGAGCTCTATGGCAGTGCCAACGAGACCCGTTTCGCGCGCGACATCGAGTCGGTCCCGGGGTGGGTCAAAGATCCGAGTGCAGCCGTGCCGCGCACGATCGCTGACGCGAGCTTTGTTGAGTCCCGCCTGCTCTCGCTGAGTAGTCGGCGCGCAGCCGCGTACAAGGGAATCGCGGCGCTGGTGCTGGCGCAGGGCGCACGTGACTGGATGGAGGACAAGGCTCTCGACAAGGTGCAGTACGTCGATCTTGCCGTCGACATTCACCACATCTTCCCCCAGAAGTGGTGCGAGACCGCCGGCATCGACTGGTCCCGCTGCGACAGCATCGTCAACAAGACCGCGATCGGTGCGCATACGAATCGCGCGATCGGCGGGGTGGCCCCATCGGAGTACTTAGGCAAGATTGAGAAGCGTGCCCAGGTCGGCGCGCACAAGCTGGACGGTCTCGTGGCTGGACACCTTATCGACGCTGACTTGCTCCGTAGCGACGACTTCAACGGCTTTTTCGAAGCCCGTAGAGAGGCTCTCTGTCAGCTGATCGAAAAGGCAATGGGCAAGGACGTTCAGCGCGACCTGACGGCTGGTGAGGCTACCGAAGACGCGTCAGCCTTCGAGATTGAAGACCTGACCGACGGGGAGGACCACTTCGATGGCGTTGAGTAA
- a CDS encoding helicase-related protein: MQLEQLKAGLRIDGLIPAEVITVVAAQWHGSDAVELTYKNSAGGLGQQVVFRKDEEKLSIAQTGSRAFDASASDFKLVAEAQRITLAGLFDPMLAVATSDVQPLPHQIRAVYGELLPRTPLRFLLADDPGAGKTIMAGLYIKELLLRDDVKQCLIIAPGGLVEQWQDELFFKFGLRFDLLTNQLIDAQVNFNVFETNPLLIARMDQLSRNEQLQAQLKETEWDLIIVDEAHRMGAHYFGGELRKTKRFLLGELLGQITRHLLLMTATPHSGKEEDFQLFLTLLDRDRFEGKQKKSADVSGIMRRMVKEDLLTFEGKKLFPERIAETVPYELTALEYDLYEDVTHYVREGMNRAERIGGKRKNTVGFALTVLQRRLASSPEAIYKSLVRRAERLERKKQEILNGTYREVEPDIDLSEIDDDEFNAEEIEAAEEELLDAATAAQTVEELNAELIELGELVKTARLVREAGTDRKWTELSTILQDNALVTDANGWPRKFIIFTEHRDTLDYLQGKIGSLLGKPDAVRAIHGGVRRAERRQITEEFTKNRNCQILLATDAAGEGLNLQAAHLMVNYDLPWNPNRIEQRFGRVHRIGQEEVCRLWNLVASNTREGEVFTRLLEKLDQMRKTYGGKVFDVLGEAFTDTPLRNLLLEAIQYGDRADVKAKMHEVIDASVGDGLKDLLDERALASDHLADADLQALRAAMDEARARRLQPHYIELAFKAAFTKLGGRIAKREQGRYEIANVPQHIRSGGTGPIATKYDRVTFDLSHVQPDDLARADLLAPGHPLHDAVMTEAIRNFGGALNQGTILVSSTLEEPQLLVGVVEEVADATGESVARRFGYAFVDSFGTVSPAGPAPYLDCVAAPAGPATDAARRLGWLGDAEDRATSWIIANQLPEYLAEVQPRRLNELTKARDLVTKRLSAESERLLLDAAIASEREQKGEKPKESSDSLNRKAVELDSRLRKRLALLDQQQLMSTKPPHIATAALVLPIGMIEGAIPATAPIHAKETKAVERRGVDLVLARERELGRKPVEQAFNNKGFDILSADANGDTYRIEVKARIEGAKDFFVTHNEVMTGKNAVPRYRLALVRVDQRGAQYDEVRYLSDPFATTDLGDFEATGVRGDWARTWSKGTAPF, encoded by the coding sequence GTGCAGTTAGAACAGCTCAAGGCGGGTCTGCGGATCGACGGCCTCATCCCGGCTGAGGTCATCACGGTGGTCGCTGCGCAGTGGCATGGCTCCGACGCCGTGGAACTTACGTACAAGAACTCTGCCGGTGGGCTGGGTCAGCAGGTCGTCTTTCGCAAGGACGAGGAGAAGCTCAGCATTGCCCAGACCGGCAGCCGAGCCTTCGACGCCTCCGCAAGCGACTTCAAACTCGTGGCCGAGGCTCAGCGGATCACGCTGGCCGGTCTCTTTGACCCGATGCTCGCAGTGGCGACGAGCGATGTGCAGCCGCTGCCGCACCAGATTCGGGCGGTATACGGCGAGTTGTTACCTCGCACTCCGCTCCGGTTTCTGCTTGCCGACGACCCCGGTGCCGGCAAGACCATCATGGCCGGCCTTTACATCAAGGAGCTGTTGCTTCGTGACGACGTGAAGCAGTGCCTCATCATCGCGCCCGGTGGACTTGTCGAGCAGTGGCAGGACGAGCTGTTCTTCAAGTTCGGTCTCCGGTTCGACCTGCTCACGAACCAGCTGATCGACGCCCAGGTCAACTTCAACGTCTTCGAGACCAACCCGCTGCTGATCGCGCGGATGGATCAGCTCTCCCGCAACGAGCAGCTCCAGGCGCAGCTCAAGGAGACCGAGTGGGACCTCATCATCGTCGACGAGGCCCACCGCATGGGGGCGCACTACTTCGGCGGCGAGCTCCGAAAGACTAAGCGCTTCCTGCTCGGCGAGCTGCTCGGTCAGATCACCCGTCACTTGCTCCTGATGACCGCCACGCCGCACTCCGGCAAGGAGGAAGACTTTCAGCTCTTCCTCACTCTGCTCGACCGCGACCGTTTCGAGGGAAAGCAGAAGAAGAGCGCTGACGTCAGCGGCATCATGCGCCGCATGGTCAAGGAAGACCTCCTGACGTTCGAGGGCAAGAAGCTGTTCCCCGAGCGCATCGCCGAAACGGTCCCGTACGAGCTCACGGCCCTGGAGTACGACCTCTACGAGGACGTAACCCACTACGTCCGCGAGGGGATGAACCGCGCCGAGCGCATCGGCGGCAAGCGCAAGAACACAGTCGGCTTCGCCCTCACCGTCCTCCAGCGACGCCTCGCCTCCAGCCCCGAGGCGATCTACAAGAGCCTGGTGCGACGCGCCGAACGGTTGGAGCGCAAGAAGCAGGAGATCCTCAACGGCACCTATCGCGAGGTCGAGCCCGACATCGACCTGAGCGAGATCGACGACGACGAGTTTAATGCCGAAGAGATCGAGGCAGCCGAGGAGGAACTGCTCGACGCTGCGACGGCTGCTCAGACAGTTGAGGAGCTCAACGCCGAGCTCATCGAGCTCGGCGAGCTCGTTAAGACAGCGCGTCTCGTACGCGAGGCCGGCACGGACCGCAAGTGGACCGAACTGTCCACCATCCTCCAGGACAACGCCCTCGTCACCGACGCCAACGGCTGGCCGCGGAAGTTCATCATCTTCACCGAACACCGCGACACCCTCGACTACCTCCAGGGCAAGATCGGCTCCCTGCTCGGCAAGCCGGACGCGGTTCGCGCCATTCACGGTGGAGTTCGTCGGGCCGAACGACGGCAGATCACCGAGGAGTTCACCAAGAATCGCAACTGCCAGATCCTGCTGGCCACCGACGCGGCCGGCGAAGGTCTGAACCTCCAGGCCGCTCACCTGATGGTCAACTACGACCTCCCGTGGAACCCCAACCGGATCGAGCAGCGCTTCGGCCGCGTCCACCGCATCGGCCAGGAAGAGGTCTGCCGCCTCTGGAACCTCGTCGCCTCCAACACGCGCGAGGGCGAGGTCTTCACCCGCCTGCTCGAGAAGCTCGACCAGATGCGCAAGACCTACGGCGGCAAGGTCTTCGACGTGCTCGGAGAAGCCTTCACCGACACCCCGTTGCGCAACCTCCTACTGGAGGCCATCCAGTACGGCGACCGCGCGGACGTGAAGGCCAAGATGCACGAGGTCATCGATGCCTCCGTAGGCGACGGGCTCAAGGACCTGCTGGACGAGCGCGCCCTCGCTTCGGACCACCTCGCCGACGCCGACCTGCAGGCCCTCCGCGCCGCGATGGACGAGGCCCGGGCACGTCGCCTTCAGCCGCACTACATCGAGCTCGCCTTCAAGGCAGCGTTCACCAAGCTCGGCGGACGTATCGCCAAGCGTGAGCAGGGCCGCTACGAGATTGCCAACGTGCCTCAGCACATTCGGTCCGGCGGCACGGGACCGATCGCCACCAAGTACGATCGGGTCACCTTCGACCTCAGCCACGTCCAGCCCGATGACCTCGCGCGGGCCGACCTCCTTGCACCCGGTCATCCTCTTCACGACGCGGTCATGACCGAGGCCATCCGCAACTTCGGCGGGGCACTCAACCAGGGCACGATCCTCGTCTCGTCCACGCTGGAGGAACCGCAGCTCCTTGTCGGCGTTGTCGAGGAGGTCGCCGACGCGACCGGCGAGTCCGTGGCCAGACGCTTCGGGTACGCCTTCGTCGACAGCTTCGGCACAGTTAGCCCCGCCGGGCCTGCGCCGTACCTGGATTGCGTCGCGGCACCAGCGGGTCCGGCAACGGACGCCGCGAGGCGACTGGGCTGGCTCGGCGACGCCGAGGACAGGGCGACGAGCTGGATCATCGCCAACCAGCTTCCCGAGTACCTCGCCGAGGTCCAGCCGCGCCGCCTTAACGAGCTGACCAAGGCACGCGACCTCGTCACCAAGCGCCTGAGCGCCGAGAGTGAACGACTCCTGCTCGACGCCGCCATTGCTTCGGAGAGGGAGCAGAAGGGTGAGAAGCCGAAGGAGTCCTCAGACAGCCTGAACCGCAAGGCTGTCGAACTCGACTCGCGACTCCGCAAGCGCCTCGCGCTCCTCGATCAGCAGCAGTTGATGTCGACGAAGCCGCCGCACATCGCCACCGCGGCACTGGTACTGCCCATCGGGATGATAGAAGGCGCGATCCCGGCGACTGCGCCGATCCACGCGAAGGAGACCAAGGCAGTCGAGCGTCGCGGCGTCGATCTTGTCCTTGCCCGTGAGCGGGAACTCGGGCGCAAGCCAGTCGAGCAGGCCTTCAATAACAAGGGCTTCGACATCCTGTCGGCCGACGCGAACGGCGACACCTATCGGATCGAGGTCAAAGCGCGCATTGAGGGCGCGAAGGACTTCTTCGTGACGCATAACGAAGTCATGACCGGCAAAAATGCCGTACCGCGCTACCGACTCGCGCTCGTTCGGGTCGATCAGCGCGGGGCGCAGTACGACGAGGTCCGCTACCTCAGTGACCCGTTCGCCACCACAGACCTTGGCGACTTCGAGGCCACCGGCGTCCGTGGCGACTGGGCAAGAACCTGGTCTAAGGGAACGGCGCCGTTCTGA